ATAACCATATAGTCGGAATGAATGAGATATTATAAGGACATTAATCCCGTAACATCTATTTCATCCGGCAAAAATAGGAAGAGTTTCAGATATGTAGCAAGCTCTGAAAAATAATGTGGGGTAGAAACCTTATAAATGGGAAGAAAAATAGATGAGGATATATAGAAAATAGCGATATTTGGAAGTCGTATATTATGCGTTTGCATACCATCATGTGTCATAACATTAACTTCAACACAGATTTTTCGTCCGAAGGAACAAACCAATGACTAATCGGAGCATAGCCGACTGTACAGTAAACGGAATTAACATACATTATACCAGAACAGGAGGAAATAAACCCACGCTGGTTTTACTACATGGATTAACAGCAAACGGAGCATGCTGGGAAGGTGTATCAAATCTTCTTGAAAAAGGATATGACATCATTATGCCGGATGCGCGTGGTCACGGAGGATCAGATGCTCCGAATCATGGTTATCGTTACGAAGACCATGCAAAGGATGTAACGGGTTTAATTCACTCCCTTAAGCTTCCGCCTTTCGTTTTGCTTGGGCATTCCATGGGAGGTATGACTGCAACCGTAGTAGCAAGCTGCAAACCAAAGCTACTCCGTGGCGTGATATTAGCAGATCCGACATTTTTGAGCCTCAACATTCAATATGAAGTGTGCAATAGTGATGTACGCAATCAGCATCGACAAATGCTCAGTAAATCTTTCGAGGAGCTGGTAGCGGATTTAAAAAGAAGCCACCCCAACCGTTCATTGGATACTATTGAGCGAATTGCCTTGGCAAAACTTCAAACCAGTATGGCGGCTTTCGAAGCCCTCACGCCACCAAATCCTGATTATAAACAGCTAGTACGTAAGATTGATGTACCGGGGATACTCATATTCGGTGAGAAAGGAGTGGTTTCGCCGGATGTTGCCGAAGAGCTGCAACAGCTTAATTCAAAACTTCAGGTTGAACAAATCCCCATGGCCGGTCACGGCCTCCATTATGATCAACCCGAACATTTCGCAGCTATCGTTGGATCTTTTCTGCGTACAATCACTTTAGATAACTGAACCCTAAGTTAATCTAAATCCGGGGTGTGTTTATATTTAAAGAAAACCGCAAATAACACAGCAATTACCAACGCATAAGCTGCAAAAATAAACCAGATGGCAGGCCAGTTGCGGCTGATTAGATCATGATTGGGAGCATATTTTGAATAAAAATCAACGATAGCTCCACTTCCGTATCCACCGATCAGAGCGCCTGCTCCATTTGTCACCATCATAAACAATCCCTGAGCGCTCCCCCGAATGTCAGGCTTTGCTTCCTTTTCAACAAAAAGCGATCCAGAGATATTGAAAAAATCAAATGCCATGCCATACACAATCATGGAGAGAATCAGCATCCATAATCCAGTTCCGGGATTCCCTGCACCAAACAATCCAAAACGGAACACCCAGGCAAGCATACTCATCAGCATGACACGCTTAATGCCAAAACGACGCAAAAAGAAAGGAATCGTCAAAATAAAAAGTGTTTCCGACATCTGAGAAATAGAAAGCAGGATGACCGAATGTTTCACACCAAAAGCATTGGCATATTGAGGAATACTTTTGAAACTGCCGATAAACAAATCGCCATAGGAGTTGGTAATCTGCAAAGCGGCTCCAAGCAACATCGCAAATAAAAAGAAAATAGTCATTTTACTACTTCTGAAAAGCACCAGGGCATCAAGACCAAAGGCTGAAAGCCACGATTTCTTCTGGCTTTTTGCTGGCGGACATTTGGGTAATGTAAATGAATACAATCCAAGCACTACAGCCGAGATTCCAGCCATATAAAGTTGAGCGCTCGAATTCTTAAAACCTGTGAGATCAACCACCCACATCGCTACAATAAAACCAATGGTACCAAAGGTGCGGATAGGAGGAAATTCTTTTACAATATCATAATGGTATTGTTCCAGCGCATTATAAGCAACTGTATTGTTCAGTGCAATAGTAGGCATATAACAAAGCAGGTTGAGCAACATCGCCCAATACATGTGATCATAATCCGTGACCGTTGAAGCATAAAACAGACAGGCAGCGCCCAACAGATGACAAATTCCGAGTAACCGCTCGGCATTTATCCATTTGTCGGCAATAATACCTACCACACCCGGCATAATTAATGACGCAATACCTAATGTCGCAAAAATGGAACCGATTTGTCCTCCTTCGAAATTTAAATTTCGGCCTAAATAGCCACCCAGTGAAATCAACCATGCCCCCCAAATAAAAAACTGGAGGAATGTCATCAACGTCAAACGAAATTTAATGCCCATGATGTGTATTTTTTGGTGTTATGATTAAAGTAAAACAGTAAAAAAAAGGAAGATACCGTCTCCCTCGGGAAACAAAGGTACAAAGTTTTCAGAATGTGACAAATTCATTGTGGCAATCGGCAAAACAGCTTTATCCGGTCACCGGATTTGCCTCTTTTGTCATGATTCTGGCAGCGTTTCGATCAATCTTTCCGTTAGGAGTAAAAGGCAGTTTTTCACAGACATAAACAGCCTTGGGCATTTCATAAACTGACAAAACAGACCTCATTTTATAGTTCATTGCTTCAAGATCAAGCTGTCCCTTTTCCGTAGTACTATTACGTTGTAATAGTAAGACCAGCTTTTGCCCTAACACAACATCAGGTACAGAGGTCACAACAAAAGCATCAGGCAATACCGCATGCAATTTCTTCTCCAGTAGTTCAGGATGAAATTTCAATCCGCCGCTATTGATGACATTATCCTTTCTGCCCAGAATCTCAAAGCTTCCATCCGGAAGAATATGCGCAATATCGTTTGTTTCAATCACCTCCTCCGCAACCAGGGGCGCGTTTATAATTAATGTATCTTCATCCGACAGTGAAAGATGTACCTGAGGGAAAACATGATAATAGGGGGATGCATCTTTTCCATTAAGTTTCCGCATGGCAATATGCGAAAGAGTTTCCGTCATACCATATGTCACATAAAAGGAGTTCGGCATGGCAAGCAATTCTTCCTCCAGCGTTGCATCCACAGAAGCGCCTCCGACAATACAGTGGTTGATATGCTGCAACCGGATCTTTCCAACTGCTTCATGCAATGAGTGCAATACCTGCATCGGAATCATGGCCGCAAAAGCAAATTCCATATCCGGAACATGTTGCAATGGATGACCGGAAGGTACTACCCGATATAAATCAAGACCTGCAACCAATGCACGTACTACCATCATTTTTCCGGCAATATACTCTGTCGGGAGGCACAACAACGCTTTGTCTCCTTGTTGTAATTGAAGGTATTTGCAGGTAAGCATGGCACTCTGCATCATGCGTCCCTTTTCGACGATAATTAGCTTGGGGGTTCCGGTGGAACCTGACGTTTGTACCGTCAGCGTGGGAGAATCATTCCACCAGATCTGAATAAAAGAGAAAAATGCCCGTTCCCATTCTGGAATGGTAGCATCGCTTAATCGCTGCGAAGCAAGCTCTAAAGCAAGTTCTTTGGGATAAGGAATCCCTTCCAGCCAAAGCACCTGCTGTTCTCTGTCCGTTTCATAGATTTGCTCCTGCAACTGCCTAACACCTTTGCATAAATCAGATTGATACCATAACTCATCTTTATGAATCGTAAGCGGTAAAGGAATATTGTTTGTAAACAATTGGCCTGTACCAAGTCCTTGCGGCATAGATACATTCAACGTTGCACACCATTGAGCAACAGCGTTCAACCCAATGTTGGATTCGAGAGCAGAAGTAATCCACCATCCAATATTTCGTTCCCGTGCAAAATCAATCCACTCGGTTGACCCCTGAATTCCTCCATGCAGGGAAGGTTTCAGAATAATATAGTGAGGGTTGATGGCATCCAGCAAGCGTTGTTTTTCCTGGAGAATATTAACCCCGATTAATTCCTCATCCAGCGCAACCGGAATCGGCGTGTTTTTAACAAGATGTGCCATCGCCTCCCATTGTCCTGCACGAACAGGCTGTTCAATAGAATGAATGAAAAAGCGAGACAATCTTTCCAATTTCTGTAAAGCATTCTTCGGCGCAAAAGCACCATTGGCATCCAGCCTCAGTTCAATTTCCGAAGCCGAAAAACGCTGTCTGATGTACTTTAGCAGAGTGATTTCCTCTTCAAAATCGATTGCGCCGATCTTTAACTTCACACAACGGAATCCCTGGTCTAGTTTTCGCTCAATCTGGGCTAACATCCGTTCTTTCGTTCCCATCCAGATCAATCCATTGATGGGAATACCTGTTTCATGGCGTGAAAATGGAGTATTCCATAACGCAAATGACCCTGTTTGCAAGTGGCGTAATGCGGTCTCCAATCCAAATAAAATGGAAGGATAAGCACGTAATGCTTCGGCATCAATAATCCCAGTCATTGCCAAATGGCGGCAGGCTGCTTTCAGGTGATGCTCATAATCAGGACCTGCATCACAACTTAAATCGGGCAATGGAGCACATTCCCCGATGCCCGTTCGCAAGGGATACGCAGGAGATGAAAGCAGGACAAACCATGATTGCCTGTTGAGATACACCCCACGGGATGTACCAGCAGGTTGGTAAAAATGAAGCACATATGGAATAATACGAAAAGAATAGGACATAACCAATCAAGAATAGATCAGGGAAATTGTGGAAACTTTTTAAAGTCGGGATCCCGCTTCTCTAAAAAAGCATTTTTCCCTTCCTGAGCTTCTTCCGTCATATAATACAATAACGTTGCATTTCCGGCAAATTCCTGCAACCCAGCCTGACCATCCAAATCGGCATTCAAAGCCAGTTTCAGCATTCGCATAGCCATCGGACTATGTTGCATCATAATTTTTGCCCATTCCACTACGGCATCTTCCAATTGATCAAGCGGAACTACCTTATTCACCAATCCCATTTCCAGAGCCTCCTGTGCTGAATACTGACGACAAAGGAACCAAATCTCGCGTGCTTTCTTTTGCCCTACAACGCTTGCCAGATAAGAAGCTCCAAATCCTGCATCAAAACTTCCGACACGAGGGCCTGTTTGTCCGAAAATGGCATTTTCAGACGCAATAGAAAGATCGCATACCACATGTAGTACATGTCCTCCTCCAATCGCATATCCATTAACCATAGCAATAACCGGCTTTGGCATCGAACGAATTTGTTTTTGTACTTCCAGGATATTAAGACGGGGAATGCCATCTTTCCCGACATAACCACCGACGCCTTTTACGTTCTGGTCACCGCCTGAACAAAAAGCTTTATCTCCGGCTCCTGTAAGAACAATCACCTGTATATCAGAATTTTCATGACAATAACGCAAAGCATCACTGATCTCGGCTGCTGTTGTCGGGGTAAAAGCATTGCGGTAGCGGGGACGGTTAATCGTTATTTTTCCTATGCCTTCACAATAGTCAAACAGGATATCTTCATAGATTTTAATGGGTGTCCATGTACGTTGAGTTGTCATTTTATATGATTTTTAAATGATTGATATAATGAATTAAAGACGGCACTATTCACTTCTGTTTGTGTAAATACCTCCATGAGAATAGGCTGTTCTGTGTTTGCATTCCATAATAAAGGTAATTGCGATTCATACTCCACTTCAGCTCCCGCTGAAAGATATTGAAATCCGAGTGTTATAGCACGTTCCCTAGCAGTCGTGTTATGTTTATAAGCGATAGATTCATCGAGAGCCGAGGATTTTCGGGGACCGCCGATCAGATGAAACAGATTTCCTCCACCATTATTTAGCAATACAATGCGAAGGCGAGGAGAAAGATAACGGTTCCACAAACCGTTGATATCGTAAAAAAAACTAAGATCGCCTATCAGCAGAAAAGTCAGCTTTTGATTCTCAGCAGCAAAACCTACTGCAGTGGAAAGGACTCCGTCAATGCCATTGGTTCCTCGATTAGAAAAGATCTCAATGGTGGGTTTTAAGGGAAACAACTGAGCATAACGCAGAGGGGAGCTATTGCTCAACTGCAACGTTACATTATCAGGTAAGCCATGCATGAATGCAGACA
The sequence above is drawn from the Microbacter margulisiae genome and encodes:
- the menB gene encoding 1,4-dihydroxy-2-naphthoyl-CoA synthase, producing MTTQRTWTPIKIYEDILFDYCEGIGKITINRPRYRNAFTPTTAAEISDALRYCHENSDIQVIVLTGAGDKAFCSGGDQNVKGVGGYVGKDGIPRLNILEVQKQIRSMPKPVIAMVNGYAIGGGHVLHVVCDLSIASENAIFGQTGPRVGSFDAGFGASYLASVVGQKKAREIWFLCRQYSAQEALEMGLVNKVVPLDQLEDAVVEWAKIMMQHSPMAMRMLKLALNADLDGQAGLQEFAGNATLLYYMTEEAQEGKNAFLEKRDPDFKKFPQFP
- a CDS encoding AMP-binding protein, translated to MLWLEGIPYPKELALELASQRLSDATIPEWERAFFSFIQIWWNDSPTLTVQTSGSTGTPKLIIVEKGRMMQSAMLTCKYLQLQQGDKALLCLPTEYIAGKMMVVRALVAGLDLYRVVPSGHPLQHVPDMEFAFAAMIPMQVLHSLHEAVGKIRLQHINHCIVGGASVDATLEEELLAMPNSFYVTYGMTETLSHIAMRKLNGKDASPYYHVFPQVHLSLSDEDTLIINAPLVAEEVIETNDIAHILPDGSFEILGRKDNVINSGGLKFHPELLEKKLHAVLPDAFVVTSVPDVVLGQKLVLLLQRNSTTEKGQLDLEAMNYKMRSVLSVYEMPKAVYVCEKLPFTPNGKIDRNAARIMTKEANPVTG
- a CDS encoding alpha/beta fold hydrolase → MTNRSIADCTVNGINIHYTRTGGNKPTLVLLHGLTANGACWEGVSNLLEKGYDIIMPDARGHGGSDAPNHGYRYEDHAKDVTGLIHSLKLPPFVLLGHSMGGMTATVVASCKPKLLRGVILADPTFLSLNIQYEVCNSDVRNQHRQMLSKSFEELVADLKRSHPNRSLDTIERIALAKLQTSMAAFEALTPPNPDYKQLVRKIDVPGILIFGEKGVVSPDVAEELQQLNSKLQVEQIPMAGHGLHYDQPEHFAAIVGSFLRTITLDN
- a CDS encoding nucleoside permease, which encodes MGIKFRLTLMTFLQFFIWGAWLISLGGYLGRNLNFEGGQIGSIFATLGIASLIMPGVVGIIADKWINAERLLGICHLLGAACLFYASTVTDYDHMYWAMLLNLLCYMPTIALNNTVAYNALEQYHYDIVKEFPPIRTFGTIGFIVAMWVVDLTGFKNSSAQLYMAGISAVVLGLYSFTLPKCPPAKSQKKSWLSAFGLDALVLFRSSKMTIFFLFAMLLGAALQITNSYGDLFIGSFKSIPQYANAFGVKHSVILLSISQMSETLFILTIPFFLRRFGIKRVMLMSMLAWVFRFGLFGAGNPGTGLWMLILSMIVYGMAFDFFNISGSLFVEKEAKPDIRGSAQGLFMMVTNGAGALIGGYGSGAIVDFYSKYAPNHDLISRNWPAIWFIFAAYALVIAVLFAVFFKYKHTPDLD